From Homo sapiens chromosome 6, GRCh38.p14 Primary Assembly, the proteins below share one genomic window:
- the BRPF3 gene encoding bromodomain and PHD finger-containing protein 3 isoform X2, with translation MRKPRRKSRQNAEGRRSPSPYSLKCSPTRETLTYAQAQRIVEVDIDGRLHRISIYDPLKIITEDELTAQDITECNSNKENSEQPQFPGKSKKPSSKGKKKESCSKHASGTSFHLPQPSFRMVDSGIQPEAPPLPAAYYRYIEKPPEDLDAEVEYDMDEEDLAWLDMVNEKRRVDGHSLVSADTFELLVDRLEKESYLESRSSGAQQSLIDEDAFCCVCLDDECHNSNVILFCDICNLAVHQECYGVPYIPEGQWLCRCCLQSPSRPVDCILCPNKGGAFKQTSDGHWAHVVCAIWIPEVCFANTVFLEPIEGIDNIPPARWKLTCYICKQKGLGAAIQCHKVNCYTAFHVTCAQRAGLFMKIEPMRETSLNGTIFTVRKTAYCEAHSPPGAATARRKGDSPRSISETGDEEGLKEGDGEEEEEEEVEEEEQEAQGGVSGSLKGVPKKSKMSLKQKIKKEPEEAGQDTPSTLPMLAVPQIPSYRLNKICSGLSFQRKNQFMQRLHNYWLLKRQARNGVPLIRRLHSHLQSQRNAEQREQDEKTSAVKEELKYWQKLRHDLERARLLIELIRKREKLKREQVKVQQAAMELELMPFNVLLRTTLDLLQEKDPAHIFAEPVNLSEVPDYLEFISKPMDFSTMRRKLESHLYRTLEEFEEDFNLIVTNCMKYNAKDTIFHRAAVRLRDLGGAILRHARRQAENIGYDPERGTHLPESPKLEDFYRFSWEDVDNILIPENRAHLSPEVQLKELLEKLDLVSAMRSSGARTRRVRLLRREINALRQKLAQPPPPQPPSLNKTVSNGELPAGPQGDAAVLEQALQEEPEDDGDRDDSKLPPPPTLEPTGPAPSLSEQESPPEPPTLKPINDSKPPSRFLKPRKVEEDELLEKSPLQLGNEPLQRLLSDNGINRLSLMAPDTPAGTPLSGVGRRTSVLFKKAKNGVKLQRSPDRVLENGEDHGVAGSPASPASIEEERHSRKRPRSRSCSESEGERSPQQEEETGMTNGFGKHTESGSDSECSLGLSGGLAFEACSGLTPPKRSRGKPALSRVPFLEGVNGDSDYNGSGRSLLLPFEDRGDLEPLELVWAKCRGYPSYPALAVASKGQSPALGCGRHRGQAQDAGRPQDQHPQVSAGGL, from the exons ATGAGGAAGCCTCGTCGGAAGTCCCGGCAGAATGCCGAGGGCCGGCGTTCCCCGTCCCCCTACAGTCTCAAGTGCTCACCCACCCGGGAGACCCTGACATATGCCCAGGCCCAGCGGATTGTCGAGGTAGACATTGATGGACGCCTGCATCGTATCAGCATCTATGACCCACTCAAAATCATTACTGAAGATGAGCTAACTGCCCAGGATATCACCGAATGCAATAGTAACAAGGAAAACAGTGAACAGCCTCAGTTCCCTGGCAAGTCCAAGAAACCCTCATCCAAGGGCAAAAAGAAGGAATCCTGCTCCAAGCATGCATCTGGTACTTCCTTCCACCTCCCACAGCCCAGCTTCCGTATGGTGGACTCAGGCATCCAGCCAGAAGCACCCCCGCTGCCTGCTGCCTACTACCGCTACATTGAGAAGCCACCTGAAGACCTGGATGCAGAGGTAGAGTATGACATGGATGAGGAGGACCTTGCCTGGCTGGACATGGTGAATGAAAAACGGCGAGTAGATGGGCACAGTTTGGTGTCTGCAGATACCTTTGAGCTGCTGGTAGACCGGCTTGAGAAAGAGTCATACTTGGAGAGTCGCAGCAGTGGGGCCCAACAGTCACTCATCGATGAAGACGCTTTCTGCTGTGTGTGCCTGGATGATGAATGTCACAATAGCAATGTTATTCTCTTCTGTGACATCTGCAACCTGGCTGTACACCAGGAGTGCTATGGCGTCCCATACATCCCTGAGGGCCAGTGGCTATGCCGCTGCTGCCTGCAGTCTCCCTCCCGGCCTGTGGATTGCATCCTTTGCCCCAATAAGGGTGGCGCCTTCAAACAGACCAGTGATGGGCACTGGGCCCATGTGGTGTGTGCCATCTGGATCCCTGAAGTCTGCTTTGCTAACACCGTGTTCTTGGAACCTATTGAGGGCATTGACAATATCCCGCCTGCCCGCTGGAAACTAACCTGCTATATCTGCAAGCAGAAAGGGCTAGGTGCAGCCATCCAGTGCCATAAGGTGAACTGCTACACAGCATTCCATGTGACATGTGCACAGCGGGCTGGGCTCTTCATGAAGATTGAGCCCATGCGCGAAACCAGCCTCAATGGCACCATCTTTACAGTGCGCAAGACTGCCTACTGTGAGGCCCACTCGCCACCAGGTGCGGCCACTGCTAGGAGGAAGGGCGACTCCCCTAGAAGCATCAGTGAGACTGGCGATGAGGAAGGGCTGAAGGAGGGtgatggagaggaggaagaagaggaagaggtggaggaagaaGAGCAGGAAGCTCAAGGCGGGGTGAGTGGCTCCCTCAAGGGAGTGCCCAAGAAAAGCAAGATGAGTTTGAAGCAGAAGATCAAGAAGGAGCCAGAGGAAGCAGGCCAAGACACACCCTCCACTCTCCCCATGCTTGCTGTCCCACAGATACCCTCTTACAG GTTGAACAAGATCTGTAGTGGTCTCTCCTTTCAGAGGAAAAACCAGTTTATGCAGCGGCTTCACAATTATTGGCTGTTGAAGCGGCAGGCACGGAATGGTGTCCCTCTTATCCGGCGCTTGCACTCCCATCTGCAGTCCCAAAGAAACGCTGAGCAG CGAGAGCAGGATGAGAAGACAAGTGCAGTGAAGGAGGAGCTGAAGTATTGGCAGAAGCTCCGGCATGACTTGGAGCGGGCGCGGCTGCTGATTGAGCTGATTCGGAAGAGAGAGAAGCTCAAACGAGAGCAG GTCAAAGTCCAGCAGGCTGCCATGGAGCTGGAGCTGATGCCATTCAATGTTCTGTTGAGGACAACACTGGACCTGCTGCAGGAGAAGGATCCTGCACACATCTTCGCAGAACCAGTCAACTTGAGTGAG GTTCCAGATTACCTGGAATTCATATCCAAGCCAATGGATTTTTCTACTATGAGGCGGAAGCTGGAGTCCCACCTGTACCGCACCTTGGAGGAGTTTGAGGAGGACTTTAACCTTATAGTTACCAACTGCATGAAGTATAATGCTAAAGACACAATTTTCCACCGAGCAGCTGTCCGCCTGCGGGACCTGGGAGGGGCCATCCTACGGCACGCCCGGCGGCAGGCAGAGAACATCGGCTATGACCCCGAGAGGGGCACTCACCTGCCCGAGTCACCCAAATTGGAAGACTTTTACCGCTTCTCCTGGGAAGACG TGGACAACATCCTCATCCCAGAGAACCGGGCCCATTTGTCCCCAGAGGTGCAGCTGAAGGAGCTGCTGGAGAAACTGGACCTGGTGAGCGCCATGCGGTCCAGTGGGGCCCGCACCCGTCGTGTCCGCCTGCTACGCCGGGAGATCAATGCCCTTCGGCAGAAGCTGgcacagccaccaccaccacagccaccatCACTCAACAAGACAGTATCCAATGGGGAGCTGCCAGCAGGGCCCCAGGGGGATGCAGCTGTGCTGGAGCAGGCCTTGCAGGAGGAGCCAGAAGACGATGGGGACAGAG atGACTCCAAACTGCCTCCTCCGCCAACCCTGGAGCCCACTGGGCCTGCACCTTCCTTGTCTGAGCAAGAATCCCCCCCGGAGCCCCCTACTCTGAAACCCATTAATGATAGCAAACCTCCAAGCAGGTTCCTAAAGCCCAGAAAGGTGGAAGAAGATGAGCTCTTGGAAAAATCACCACTGCAGCTAGGGAATGAGCCTTTGCAACGCTTGCTCAGTGACAATGGCATCAACAGACTATCCCTCATGGCCCCTGACACCCCGGCCGGTACCCCACTTAGTGGTGTGGGTCGCCGCACATCAGTCCTCTTCAAGAAGGCCAAGAATGGGGTTAAGCTACAGAGAAGCCCAGACAGGGTCCTGGAGAATGGCGAGGACCATGGTGTGGCAGGCTCTCCTGCCTCTCCAGCCAGCATCGAGGAAGAGCGCCACTCCCGGAAGCGGCCAAGGAGCAGGAGCTGTAGTGAGAGCGAAGGGGAGAGGTCCCcccagcaggaggaagagacag GCATGACCAACGGCTTTGGAAAACACACCGAAAGCGGGTCTGACTCTGAATGTAGTTTGGGTCTCAGTGGTGGACTGGCATTTGAAGCTTGCAG TGGTCTGACGCCCCCCAAACGCAGCCGTGGGAAGCCAGCCCTGTCTCGAGTGCCCTTCCTGGAAGGTGTGAACGGAGACTCTGACTACAATGGCTCAG gcagaAGCCTCCTGCTGCCCTTTGAAGACCGCGGAGACCTGGAGCCCTTGGAGCTGGTGTGGGCCAAGTGCCGAGGCTACCCCTCCTACCCTGCCTTG GCAGTGGCTTCCAAGGGACAAAGTCCTGCCCTTGGGTGTGGAAGACACCGTGGACAAGCTCAAGATGCTGGAAGGCCGCAAGACCAGCATCCGCAAGTCAGTGCAGGTGGCCTATGA
- the BRPF3 gene encoding bromodomain and PHD finger-containing protein 3 isoform X3, which yields MRKPRRKSRQNAEGRRSPSPYSLKCSPTRETLTYAQAQRIVEVDIDGRLHRISIYDPLKIITEDELTAQDITECNSNKENSEQPQFPGKSKKPSSKGKKKESCSKHASGTSFHLPQPSFRMVDSGIQPEAPPLPAAYYRYIEKPPEDLDAEVEYDMDEEDLAWLDMVNEKRRVDGHSLVSADTFELLVDRLEKESYLESRSSGAQQSLIDEDAFCCVCLDDECHNSNVILFCDICNLAVHQECYGVPYIPEGQWLCRCCLQSPSRPVDCILCPNKGGAFKQTSDGHWAHVVCAIWIPEVCFANTVFLEPIEGIDNIPPARWKLTCYICKQKGLGAAIQCHKVNCYTAFHVTCAQRAGLFMKIEPMRETSLNGTIFTVRKTAYCEAHSPPGAATARRKGDSPRSISETGDEEGLKEGDGEEEEEEEVEEEEQEAQGGVSGSLKGVPKKSKMSLKQKIKKEPEEAGQDTPSTLPMLAVPQIPSYRLNKICSGLSFQRKNQFMQRLHNYWLLKRQARNGVPLIRRLHSHLQSQRNAEQREQDEKTSAVKEELKYWQKLRHDLERARLLIELIRKREKLKREQVKVQQAAMELELMPFNVLLRTTLDLLQEKDPAHIFAEPVNLSEVPDYLEFISKPMDFSTMRRKLESHLYRTLEEFEEDFNLIVTNCMKYNAKDTIFHRAAVRLRDLGGAILRHARRQAENIGYDPERGTHLPESPKLEDFYRFSWEDVDNILIPENRAHLSPEVQLKELLEKLDLVSAMRSSGARTRRVRLLRREINALRQKLAQPPPPQPPSLNKTVSNGELPAGPQGDAAVLEQALQEEPEDDGDRDDSKLPPPPTLEPTGPAPSLSEQESPPEPPTLKPINDSKPPSRFLKPRKVEEDELLEKSPLQLGNEPLQRLLSDNGINRLSLMAPDTPAGTPLSGVGRRTSVLFKKAKNGVKLQRSPDRVLENGEDHGVAGSPASPASIEEERHSRKRPRSRSCSESEGERSPQQEEETGMTNGFGKHTESGSDSECSLGLSGGLAFEACRQWLPRDKVLPLGVEDTVDKLKMLEGRKTSIRKSVQVAYDRAMIHLSRVRGPHSFVTSSYL from the exons ATGAGGAAGCCTCGTCGGAAGTCCCGGCAGAATGCCGAGGGCCGGCGTTCCCCGTCCCCCTACAGTCTCAAGTGCTCACCCACCCGGGAGACCCTGACATATGCCCAGGCCCAGCGGATTGTCGAGGTAGACATTGATGGACGCCTGCATCGTATCAGCATCTATGACCCACTCAAAATCATTACTGAAGATGAGCTAACTGCCCAGGATATCACCGAATGCAATAGTAACAAGGAAAACAGTGAACAGCCTCAGTTCCCTGGCAAGTCCAAGAAACCCTCATCCAAGGGCAAAAAGAAGGAATCCTGCTCCAAGCATGCATCTGGTACTTCCTTCCACCTCCCACAGCCCAGCTTCCGTATGGTGGACTCAGGCATCCAGCCAGAAGCACCCCCGCTGCCTGCTGCCTACTACCGCTACATTGAGAAGCCACCTGAAGACCTGGATGCAGAGGTAGAGTATGACATGGATGAGGAGGACCTTGCCTGGCTGGACATGGTGAATGAAAAACGGCGAGTAGATGGGCACAGTTTGGTGTCTGCAGATACCTTTGAGCTGCTGGTAGACCGGCTTGAGAAAGAGTCATACTTGGAGAGTCGCAGCAGTGGGGCCCAACAGTCACTCATCGATGAAGACGCTTTCTGCTGTGTGTGCCTGGATGATGAATGTCACAATAGCAATGTTATTCTCTTCTGTGACATCTGCAACCTGGCTGTACACCAGGAGTGCTATGGCGTCCCATACATCCCTGAGGGCCAGTGGCTATGCCGCTGCTGCCTGCAGTCTCCCTCCCGGCCTGTGGATTGCATCCTTTGCCCCAATAAGGGTGGCGCCTTCAAACAGACCAGTGATGGGCACTGGGCCCATGTGGTGTGTGCCATCTGGATCCCTGAAGTCTGCTTTGCTAACACCGTGTTCTTGGAACCTATTGAGGGCATTGACAATATCCCGCCTGCCCGCTGGAAACTAACCTGCTATATCTGCAAGCAGAAAGGGCTAGGTGCAGCCATCCAGTGCCATAAGGTGAACTGCTACACAGCATTCCATGTGACATGTGCACAGCGGGCTGGGCTCTTCATGAAGATTGAGCCCATGCGCGAAACCAGCCTCAATGGCACCATCTTTACAGTGCGCAAGACTGCCTACTGTGAGGCCCACTCGCCACCAGGTGCGGCCACTGCTAGGAGGAAGGGCGACTCCCCTAGAAGCATCAGTGAGACTGGCGATGAGGAAGGGCTGAAGGAGGGtgatggagaggaggaagaagaggaagaggtggaggaagaaGAGCAGGAAGCTCAAGGCGGGGTGAGTGGCTCCCTCAAGGGAGTGCCCAAGAAAAGCAAGATGAGTTTGAAGCAGAAGATCAAGAAGGAGCCAGAGGAAGCAGGCCAAGACACACCCTCCACTCTCCCCATGCTTGCTGTCCCACAGATACCCTCTTACAG GTTGAACAAGATCTGTAGTGGTCTCTCCTTTCAGAGGAAAAACCAGTTTATGCAGCGGCTTCACAATTATTGGCTGTTGAAGCGGCAGGCACGGAATGGTGTCCCTCTTATCCGGCGCTTGCACTCCCATCTGCAGTCCCAAAGAAACGCTGAGCAG CGAGAGCAGGATGAGAAGACAAGTGCAGTGAAGGAGGAGCTGAAGTATTGGCAGAAGCTCCGGCATGACTTGGAGCGGGCGCGGCTGCTGATTGAGCTGATTCGGAAGAGAGAGAAGCTCAAACGAGAGCAG GTCAAAGTCCAGCAGGCTGCCATGGAGCTGGAGCTGATGCCATTCAATGTTCTGTTGAGGACAACACTGGACCTGCTGCAGGAGAAGGATCCTGCACACATCTTCGCAGAACCAGTCAACTTGAGTGAG GTTCCAGATTACCTGGAATTCATATCCAAGCCAATGGATTTTTCTACTATGAGGCGGAAGCTGGAGTCCCACCTGTACCGCACCTTGGAGGAGTTTGAGGAGGACTTTAACCTTATAGTTACCAACTGCATGAAGTATAATGCTAAAGACACAATTTTCCACCGAGCAGCTGTCCGCCTGCGGGACCTGGGAGGGGCCATCCTACGGCACGCCCGGCGGCAGGCAGAGAACATCGGCTATGACCCCGAGAGGGGCACTCACCTGCCCGAGTCACCCAAATTGGAAGACTTTTACCGCTTCTCCTGGGAAGACG TGGACAACATCCTCATCCCAGAGAACCGGGCCCATTTGTCCCCAGAGGTGCAGCTGAAGGAGCTGCTGGAGAAACTGGACCTGGTGAGCGCCATGCGGTCCAGTGGGGCCCGCACCCGTCGTGTCCGCCTGCTACGCCGGGAGATCAATGCCCTTCGGCAGAAGCTGgcacagccaccaccaccacagccaccatCACTCAACAAGACAGTATCCAATGGGGAGCTGCCAGCAGGGCCCCAGGGGGATGCAGCTGTGCTGGAGCAGGCCTTGCAGGAGGAGCCAGAAGACGATGGGGACAGAG atGACTCCAAACTGCCTCCTCCGCCAACCCTGGAGCCCACTGGGCCTGCACCTTCCTTGTCTGAGCAAGAATCCCCCCCGGAGCCCCCTACTCTGAAACCCATTAATGATAGCAAACCTCCAAGCAGGTTCCTAAAGCCCAGAAAGGTGGAAGAAGATGAGCTCTTGGAAAAATCACCACTGCAGCTAGGGAATGAGCCTTTGCAACGCTTGCTCAGTGACAATGGCATCAACAGACTATCCCTCATGGCCCCTGACACCCCGGCCGGTACCCCACTTAGTGGTGTGGGTCGCCGCACATCAGTCCTCTTCAAGAAGGCCAAGAATGGGGTTAAGCTACAGAGAAGCCCAGACAGGGTCCTGGAGAATGGCGAGGACCATGGTGTGGCAGGCTCTCCTGCCTCTCCAGCCAGCATCGAGGAAGAGCGCCACTCCCGGAAGCGGCCAAGGAGCAGGAGCTGTAGTGAGAGCGAAGGGGAGAGGTCCCcccagcaggaggaagagacag GCATGACCAACGGCTTTGGAAAACACACCGAAAGCGGGTCTGACTCTGAATGTAGTTTGGGTCTCAGTGGTGGACTGGCATTTGAAGCTTGCAG GCAGTGGCTTCCAAGGGACAAAGTCCTGCCCTTGGGTGTGGAAGACACCGTGGACAAGCTCAAGATGCTGGAAGGCCGCAAGACCAGCATCCGCAAGTCAGTGCAGGTGGCCTATGACCGTGCGATGATCCACCTGAGCAGAGTCCGGGGGCCCCACTCCTTCGTCACTTCCAGCTACCTGtaa
- the BRPF3 gene encoding bromodomain and PHD finger-containing protein 3 isoform X1, with the protein MRKPRRKSRQNAEGRRSPSPYSLKCSPTRETLTYAQAQRIVEVDIDGRLHRISIYDPLKIITEDELTAQDITECNSNKENSEQPQFPGKSKKPSSKGKKKESCSKHASGTSFHLPQPSFRMVDSGIQPEAPPLPAAYYRYIEKPPEDLDAEVEYDMDEEDLAWLDMVNEKRRVDGHSLVSADTFELLVDRLEKESYLESRSSGAQQSLIDEDAFCCVCLDDECHNSNVILFCDICNLAVHQECYGVPYIPEGQWLCRCCLQSPSRPVDCILCPNKGGAFKQTSDGHWAHVVCAIWIPEVCFANTVFLEPIEGIDNIPPARWKLTCYICKQKGLGAAIQCHKVNCYTAFHVTCAQRAGLFMKIEPMRETSLNGTIFTVRKTAYCEAHSPPGAATARRKGDSPRSISETGDEEGLKEGDGEEEEEEEVEEEEQEAQGGVSGSLKGVPKKSKMSLKQKIKKEPEEAGQDTPSTLPMLAVPQIPSYRLNKICSGLSFQRKNQFMQRLHNYWLLKRQARNGVPLIRRLHSHLQSQRNAEQREQDEKTSAVKEELKYWQKLRHDLERARLLIELIRKREKLKREQVKVQQAAMELELMPFNVLLRTTLDLLQEKDPAHIFAEPVNLSEVPDYLEFISKPMDFSTMRRKLESHLYRTLEEFEEDFNLIVTNCMKYNAKDTIFHRAAVRLRDLGGAILRHARRQAENIGYDPERGTHLPESPKLEDFYRFSWEDVDNILIPENRAHLSPEVQLKELLEKLDLVSAMRSSGARTRRVRLLRREINALRQKLAQPPPPQPPSLNKTVSNGELPAGPQGDAAVLEQALQEEPEDDGDRDDSKLPPPPTLEPTGPAPSLSEQESPPEPPTLKPINDSKPPSRFLKPRKVEEDELLEKSPLQLGNEPLQRLLSDNGINRLSLMAPDTPAGTPLSGVGRRTSVLFKKAKNGVKLQRSPDRVLENGEDHGVAGSPASPASIEEERHSRKRPRSRSCSESEGERSPQQEEETGMTNGFGKHTESGSDSECSLGLSGGLAFEACSGLTPPKRSRGKPALSRVPFLEGVNGDSDYNGSGRSLLLPFEDRGDLEPLELVWAKCRGYPSYPALIIDPKMPREGLLHNGVPIPVPPLDVLKLGEQKQAEAGEKLFLVLFFDNKRT; encoded by the exons ATGAGGAAGCCTCGTCGGAAGTCCCGGCAGAATGCCGAGGGCCGGCGTTCCCCGTCCCCCTACAGTCTCAAGTGCTCACCCACCCGGGAGACCCTGACATATGCCCAGGCCCAGCGGATTGTCGAGGTAGACATTGATGGACGCCTGCATCGTATCAGCATCTATGACCCACTCAAAATCATTACTGAAGATGAGCTAACTGCCCAGGATATCACCGAATGCAATAGTAACAAGGAAAACAGTGAACAGCCTCAGTTCCCTGGCAAGTCCAAGAAACCCTCATCCAAGGGCAAAAAGAAGGAATCCTGCTCCAAGCATGCATCTGGTACTTCCTTCCACCTCCCACAGCCCAGCTTCCGTATGGTGGACTCAGGCATCCAGCCAGAAGCACCCCCGCTGCCTGCTGCCTACTACCGCTACATTGAGAAGCCACCTGAAGACCTGGATGCAGAGGTAGAGTATGACATGGATGAGGAGGACCTTGCCTGGCTGGACATGGTGAATGAAAAACGGCGAGTAGATGGGCACAGTTTGGTGTCTGCAGATACCTTTGAGCTGCTGGTAGACCGGCTTGAGAAAGAGTCATACTTGGAGAGTCGCAGCAGTGGGGCCCAACAGTCACTCATCGATGAAGACGCTTTCTGCTGTGTGTGCCTGGATGATGAATGTCACAATAGCAATGTTATTCTCTTCTGTGACATCTGCAACCTGGCTGTACACCAGGAGTGCTATGGCGTCCCATACATCCCTGAGGGCCAGTGGCTATGCCGCTGCTGCCTGCAGTCTCCCTCCCGGCCTGTGGATTGCATCCTTTGCCCCAATAAGGGTGGCGCCTTCAAACAGACCAGTGATGGGCACTGGGCCCATGTGGTGTGTGCCATCTGGATCCCTGAAGTCTGCTTTGCTAACACCGTGTTCTTGGAACCTATTGAGGGCATTGACAATATCCCGCCTGCCCGCTGGAAACTAACCTGCTATATCTGCAAGCAGAAAGGGCTAGGTGCAGCCATCCAGTGCCATAAGGTGAACTGCTACACAGCATTCCATGTGACATGTGCACAGCGGGCTGGGCTCTTCATGAAGATTGAGCCCATGCGCGAAACCAGCCTCAATGGCACCATCTTTACAGTGCGCAAGACTGCCTACTGTGAGGCCCACTCGCCACCAGGTGCGGCCACTGCTAGGAGGAAGGGCGACTCCCCTAGAAGCATCAGTGAGACTGGCGATGAGGAAGGGCTGAAGGAGGGtgatggagaggaggaagaagaggaagaggtggaggaagaaGAGCAGGAAGCTCAAGGCGGGGTGAGTGGCTCCCTCAAGGGAGTGCCCAAGAAAAGCAAGATGAGTTTGAAGCAGAAGATCAAGAAGGAGCCAGAGGAAGCAGGCCAAGACACACCCTCCACTCTCCCCATGCTTGCTGTCCCACAGATACCCTCTTACAG GTTGAACAAGATCTGTAGTGGTCTCTCCTTTCAGAGGAAAAACCAGTTTATGCAGCGGCTTCACAATTATTGGCTGTTGAAGCGGCAGGCACGGAATGGTGTCCCTCTTATCCGGCGCTTGCACTCCCATCTGCAGTCCCAAAGAAACGCTGAGCAG CGAGAGCAGGATGAGAAGACAAGTGCAGTGAAGGAGGAGCTGAAGTATTGGCAGAAGCTCCGGCATGACTTGGAGCGGGCGCGGCTGCTGATTGAGCTGATTCGGAAGAGAGAGAAGCTCAAACGAGAGCAG GTCAAAGTCCAGCAGGCTGCCATGGAGCTGGAGCTGATGCCATTCAATGTTCTGTTGAGGACAACACTGGACCTGCTGCAGGAGAAGGATCCTGCACACATCTTCGCAGAACCAGTCAACTTGAGTGAG GTTCCAGATTACCTGGAATTCATATCCAAGCCAATGGATTTTTCTACTATGAGGCGGAAGCTGGAGTCCCACCTGTACCGCACCTTGGAGGAGTTTGAGGAGGACTTTAACCTTATAGTTACCAACTGCATGAAGTATAATGCTAAAGACACAATTTTCCACCGAGCAGCTGTCCGCCTGCGGGACCTGGGAGGGGCCATCCTACGGCACGCCCGGCGGCAGGCAGAGAACATCGGCTATGACCCCGAGAGGGGCACTCACCTGCCCGAGTCACCCAAATTGGAAGACTTTTACCGCTTCTCCTGGGAAGACG TGGACAACATCCTCATCCCAGAGAACCGGGCCCATTTGTCCCCAGAGGTGCAGCTGAAGGAGCTGCTGGAGAAACTGGACCTGGTGAGCGCCATGCGGTCCAGTGGGGCCCGCACCCGTCGTGTCCGCCTGCTACGCCGGGAGATCAATGCCCTTCGGCAGAAGCTGgcacagccaccaccaccacagccaccatCACTCAACAAGACAGTATCCAATGGGGAGCTGCCAGCAGGGCCCCAGGGGGATGCAGCTGTGCTGGAGCAGGCCTTGCAGGAGGAGCCAGAAGACGATGGGGACAGAG atGACTCCAAACTGCCTCCTCCGCCAACCCTGGAGCCCACTGGGCCTGCACCTTCCTTGTCTGAGCAAGAATCCCCCCCGGAGCCCCCTACTCTGAAACCCATTAATGATAGCAAACCTCCAAGCAGGTTCCTAAAGCCCAGAAAGGTGGAAGAAGATGAGCTCTTGGAAAAATCACCACTGCAGCTAGGGAATGAGCCTTTGCAACGCTTGCTCAGTGACAATGGCATCAACAGACTATCCCTCATGGCCCCTGACACCCCGGCCGGTACCCCACTTAGTGGTGTGGGTCGCCGCACATCAGTCCTCTTCAAGAAGGCCAAGAATGGGGTTAAGCTACAGAGAAGCCCAGACAGGGTCCTGGAGAATGGCGAGGACCATGGTGTGGCAGGCTCTCCTGCCTCTCCAGCCAGCATCGAGGAAGAGCGCCACTCCCGGAAGCGGCCAAGGAGCAGGAGCTGTAGTGAGAGCGAAGGGGAGAGGTCCCcccagcaggaggaagagacag GCATGACCAACGGCTTTGGAAAACACACCGAAAGCGGGTCTGACTCTGAATGTAGTTTGGGTCTCAGTGGTGGACTGGCATTTGAAGCTTGCAG TGGTCTGACGCCCCCCAAACGCAGCCGTGGGAAGCCAGCCCTGTCTCGAGTGCCCTTCCTGGAAGGTGTGAACGGAGACTCTGACTACAATGGCTCAG gcagaAGCCTCCTGCTGCCCTTTGAAGACCGCGGAGACCTGGAGCCCTTGGAGCTGGTGTGGGCCAAGTGCCGAGGCTACCCCTCCTACCCTGCCTTG ATCATCGATCCCAAGATGCCCCGGGAGGGCCTCCTGCACAATGGCGTTCCCATCCCTGTCCCCCCGCTGGACGTGCTGAAGCTGGGAGAGCAgaaacaggcagaggctggagagaAGCTCTTCCTTGTCCTCTTCTTTGACAACAAGCGCACCTG a